From the genome of Pseudomonas sp. FP453:
GCCATCGACAAAATTCACCGCCGCCGTCTCGCCGGTGCGCAGGTAGGCCAGCACCGGCCAGCCATTGGCCGCAGCCCATTCTTCACTGGCCAGCAACACTACCGAGGCGCCATCGGTCAGCGGTGTCGAGTTGCCAGCGGTGAGGCTGCCGTTGTCACGGTCATAGGCCGGCGCCAGGCTGGCGAGCTTGGCCAGGCTGGTGTCGGCGCGCAGGTTGTTGTCCCGGGCCAGGCCGTGATGGGGGCTGATCAGGTCGTCGAAGAAGCCGCGTTTGTAGGCCGCGTCCAGGCGCTGGTGACTGGTCAACGTCAGCTCATCCTGGGCCAGGCGCTTGATCTGCCAGCGCTTGGCCATTTCCTCGCAGTGCTCGCCCATGGACAAGCCGGTGCGCGGCTCGCCATTGCGCGGCAGCAGCGGCTTGAAAAACATCGACGGACGCACCTTGAGCAAGGCCTGCACCTTGCCACCCAGGCCTTTGGCGCGGTTGGCCGCGAGCAAGGTGTGACGCAGGGATTCGTTGATGCCGATGGGCGCGTCGGAGGTAGTATCGGCACCTCCAGCGATGCCCACGTCGATCTGGCCGAGGGCGATTTTATTGGCCACCAGCAACGCCGCCTCCAGGCCGGTGCCGCAGGCTTGCTGCACATCGTATGCGGGCGTGTCCGGTGACAAGGTGGTGGACAGCAGCGACTCACGGGCCAGGTTGAAATCCCGCGAGTGCTTGATCACCGCCCCGGCGGCAAACTCACCCAGGCGCTGGCCGTGCAGGTTGTAGCGGTCCACCAGGCCTTGCAGCGCCGCCACCAGCAAGTCCTGGTTGCTGTCGTGGGCGTACACCGTGTTGGAGCGGGCAAACGGGATGCGGTTGCCACCGATAATCGCCACGCGGCGAGTCGGGGCCGGGTTGAAGCTGTAGTCAGTCATCGACGGTTCTCATTCCAGACAAATAGCCCACGCATATGCGGTTTATCACCGGCGAAATTGCGCACTTCAAACTCGCGGCGCGGGCCGTTTACGGGGTGGTTCCACAGCGCGACCTGGCCGGGCAGGAAGATCGGCAGTTTGAAGTCGCAATGGGCCTCGGCCTGCGCCAGTCCACCGGGCGGTTGCTGGGCGGCAAGCGCGCGGCCCAGGGTCCACATGCCGTGGGCGATGGCGCGGCGAAAGCCAAAGAGTTTGGCGCCGATCAGCGAGGTGTGGATCGGGTTGAAGTCCCCCGATACCCGGGCAAAGCGCCGCCCCAGATCGGCCGGCAACACCCAGCGCTGGGTGCGCAACAGGCCTTCTTCCTGCAACGCCAACGCGTCATTCCAGGGTTCGCCGACGGGATCCTTGACGTCCCGGCGCAGGTACAGGCTGTCGCTTTCCCACACCAGAGTGCCGGCGCTGTAGGCACGGGTAGCGATACTCAACGCCTGCCCCTTGGCATGGGCGACCCAGCGCTCGCAATACACCTCCAGGCGCAGCGCCTGGCCCTCCTGCAAACGCTGATGCTGGCGAATGCGATTGGCCAGATGCACCATGCCGCTGGCCGGATAAGGAAAGCTCGGCCGCGTCAGCAACATCAAGTGCAGCGGGAACGCCAGCACATGGGGATAGGACAATGGCACGCCCTGCTCCGGGCGAAACCCGCAGGCACGGCCATAGGCGGCAATATCGGTGGCCTGCAACGCTACGGCCGAACGCACCAGGCGTTCAGTCGGCAATACCGGTGCACCATCCAGCTTTGGTTTGCGCAGGGCACGCACGCCGTCGCGCAACAGCTGGGTGCGCGACGGGGGTGGATCGATAATCTGCGTCACGTAGTCCATGGCTCAAGCTCCCAGCAGACTTTGTCCGCACACCCGTACGACTTGTCCGTTGACCCCGCCGGAAGCCGGGTGCGCCAGCCAGGCGATCGTCTCGGCCACGTCAATCGGCTGCCCGCCCTGGGACAGCGAATTCATGCGCCGCCCCGCTTCGCGGATCATCAACGGAATCTTCGCGGTCATCTGGGTTTCGATAAACCCCGGCGCCACCGCATTGACCGTGACCTGCTGCGCCGCCGCGCGCGGCGCGAGGCCTTGCACCAGGCCAATCACCCCGGCCTTGGAGGTGGCGTAGTTGCTTTGCCCGAGGTTGCCGGCGATGCCGGAGATCGACGACACGCACACAATGCGCCCACCGGGGTTGAGGCCCTGGCTGTCCAGCAACGCCTCGCTCAGGTGCAGGGGCGCGTCCAGGTTGACCGCCAACACACTGCGCCACGCGGCCTCGGTCATCTTGGCGATGGTCTTGTCACGGGTGATCCCGGCGTTATGCACCACCACGTCAAATGCGCCGTATTGACTGACATGGGCGTGCAACAGCGCAGCGGCGTCGGCGGCGGTGATGTCCAACGGCAATGCCGAACCGCCCACACTGGCCGCCGCTTGTTGCAGCGAGTCCTGGGCCTGGGGCACATCCACACACACCACGTGGGCACCGTCGCGGGCCAGCACCTGGGCAATCGCCAGGCCGATGCCACGGGACGCACCGGTGACCAGCGCGCGGCGACCGGCGAAAGGCTTGTCCCAGTTGACCGTCACGTGACCGTCCACGGGGTTTTCCACGCGCACCACCTGCCCCGAAACGTAGGCCGAGCGGCGCGACAGAAAGAAGCGCAGGCTGCTGTCCAGCGCATCTTCGGCCCCCGGCGCCACGTAGAGCAATTGCACGGTGATCGCACGGCGCAGCTCCTTGGCCAGGGAGCGCACCAAACCTTCGAGGGCGCGCTGGGCGATGGCCTGGGGCAAGTCCGCGCAGTGTTCCGGCGCGGTGCCGAGCACCACCACACGGCCGTGCTGGCTGAGACGCTTGCCGTTGGCATGGAAGAATTCATACAGCTCATCCAACTGTTGCAGGCCGCTCACGCCGCTGGCGTCGAACACCGCACCCTGCACCTTGCCGGTGGACGGTGCCTTGAGCGTGGCCGCAGCAGCGGTGACCGTATCGGTGGCGCTGAAGAGCTGTTGCACCTGCGCAGCCAGGCGCCCTGCCCCGGCGACGATCACCGGGTTGGCCAAGCCCTGCTGGCCGCTGCGATGGCGTTGCAATGGCAGCGGTTGCGGCAAGCCGATGGCCTGGGCGAGGCGGCGGCCCCAAGGGGAATTGACGAACGTTAGATAGCTGTCACTCATAGATAAACCCACTCACAACACTGTCTTGACCTGTAAACCCGATCCCTGTGGGAGCTGGCTTGCCTGCGATAGCGGTGTATCAGGTACACCGTCATCGCGGGCAAGCCCGGCTCCCACATCGACCGTGTTACGGCTAGTTGACCGAGGCGTTTTCGCCCTGGCTGCTACGGCGCTTGGCCACCGGCTCCAGCGCCTGCTTGCGCTGCTGCAACGCCTCCAGCAAACCAAAGTCCTGCGGGAAGTCGTCCACCTGGATGGCGTGATCGGCGTATTCCACATAGCGCGCGAGCAAGGCGTCTTCGTCATCGCTGATCAGGTCCAGCGCGCGCGCCTTGACCCGCCACGCGGTGAAGGCCGTGGCCGAGATCGGCAGCGGTTCGAGCAGGCCTTGCTTGATCGCAGGCTTGAGGCGCGCGTCGATCAACTCCACCTGTGGCAACAAGCGGAAGCCCAGTTCGCCGTAGGCCAACTTGTCGATTTCCGGACGAGGAATGTAGGAATTGGCCAGCAAACGGTCACGGGTTTCGCCGGGGGTTTGCACCACATCCGCCACCTGCGCCAACAGGCGATCCGACGGTTTGCGCAGGGGAATGCCCCACGGAAAACTCAAGCCACGCACCACCGCCGCAGCGGCTTTGGATGGGTAATTGTCGAGCACTTCGGCGAGGGCTTCATGGGCGCGCAGCAACGCATCCTGCGCCGCCCAATGCACCAGCGGCAGGTCCGCCTGGGGCCGGCCGTCGTCCTCAAAACGCTTGAGCACGCAGGACAGGATGTACAGCTGCGACAGAATATCTCCCAAACGCCCGGTGATACTTTCCTTGCGCTTGAGGGCACCGCCCAGCACGCCCATGGACACGTCCGAGATCAACGCCAACACCACTGACAGACGATTGGCCTGGCGGTAGTAGGACGCCAGCGCCGGATCGGTCTTGGCCGGCACGGCAATCAGCCGCCCACCCGTCAGCGCATGCACCGCCGCGCGTACGGTATTGGCCAGCACAAAACTCACATGGCCGAACATGGCGCTGTCAAAGTCTTCCAGGGACTGGCGCCGGTCCGGGTTGCGCGCCGCTTCCATCTCGCGGAACACGTAGGGATGGCAACGGATCAGGCCCTGGCCAAAGATGATCAGGCAGCGGGTCATGATATTGGCGCCTTCCACCGTGATGGCGATGGGGCTTTGCTGATAGGCACGGGCGAGGAAGTTGTTCGGCCCCATGCAGATGCCCTTGCCGGCGACGATGTCCATGCCGTCGTTGACGATGATCCGCGCGCGCTCGGTGACGTGGTACTTGGCAATGGCGGAGATCACCGAAGGTTTTTCACCGGCATCCAGGGACGCCACCGAGACTTTGCGCACCGCATCGCACGCATACAAATGCCCGGCCATGCGTGCCAGTGGCGCCTGCACGCCTTCGAACTTGCCAATGGGCAGGCCGAACTGCTTGCGCATCGCCGC
Proteins encoded in this window:
- a CDS encoding MaoC/PaaZ C-terminal domain-containing protein, yielding MDYVTQIIDPPPSRTQLLRDGVRALRKPKLDGAPVLPTERLVRSAVALQATDIAAYGRACGFRPEQGVPLSYPHVLAFPLHLMLLTRPSFPYPASGMVHLANRIRQHQRLQEGQALRLEVYCERWVAHAKGQALSIATRAYSAGTLVWESDSLYLRRDVKDPVGEPWNDALALQEEGLLRTQRWVLPADLGRRFARVSGDFNPIHTSLIGAKLFGFRRAIAHGMWTLGRALAAQQPPGGLAQAEAHCDFKLPIFLPGQVALWNHPVNGPRREFEVRNFAGDKPHMRGLFVWNENRR
- a CDS encoding acyl-CoA dehydrogenase translates to MVIWLLAGVAAAIALAYRQAAATLWLGAGLVWLAVGYLINGVEGLGVTVAALLVLAPALLMAIKPLRRTLLSSKALALFRTIMPAMSDTERAAIESGTVWWDAELFSGKPDWQRLLQAAPASLSAEEQAFLDNEVETLCDIANDWETTQVWQDMSPEGWQYTKDAGFLGMIIPKQYGGKGFSHYAHSQVVMKLSTRCSAAAISVMVPNSLGPAELLLHYGTDAQRNYYLPRLARGEDIPCFALTSPYAGSDAGAIPDLGIVCKGSHEGEEVLGFRVTWDKRYITLGPIATVLGLAFRAEDPDGLLGPAGSLGITCALIPTDHPGVNSGRRHWPLNAVFQNGPTTGKDVFIPLEWVIGGREQVGNGWRMLMECLAAGRAISLPSANVGLGKVAVRGTTAYAAMRKQFGLPIGKFEGVQAPLARMAGHLYACDAVRKVSVASLDAGEKPSVISAIAKYHVTERARIIVNDGMDIVAGKGICMGPNNFLARAYQQSPIAITVEGANIMTRCLIIFGQGLIRCHPYVFREMEAARNPDRRQSLEDFDSAMFGHVSFVLANTVRAAVHALTGGRLIAVPAKTDPALASYYRQANRLSVVLALISDVSMGVLGGALKRKESITGRLGDILSQLYILSCVLKRFEDDGRPQADLPLVHWAAQDALLRAHEALAEVLDNYPSKAAAAVVRGLSFPWGIPLRKPSDRLLAQVADVVQTPGETRDRLLANSYIPRPEIDKLAYGELGFRLLPQVELIDARLKPAIKQGLLEPLPISATAFTAWRVKARALDLISDDEDALLARYVEYADHAIQVDDFPQDFGLLEALQQRKQALEPVAKRRSSQGENASVN
- a CDS encoding 3-oxoacyl-ACP reductase — its product is MSDSYLTFVNSPWGRRLAQAIGLPQPLPLQRHRSGQQGLANPVIVAGAGRLAAQVQQLFSATDTVTAAAATLKAPSTGKVQGAVFDASGVSGLQQLDELYEFFHANGKRLSQHGRVVVLGTAPEHCADLPQAIAQRALEGLVRSLAKELRRAITVQLLYVAPGAEDALDSSLRFFLSRRSAYVSGQVVRVENPVDGHVTVNWDKPFAGRRALVTGASRGIGLAIAQVLARDGAHVVCVDVPQAQDSLQQAAASVGGSALPLDITAADAAALLHAHVSQYGAFDVVVHNAGITRDKTIAKMTEAAWRSVLAVNLDAPLHLSEALLDSQGLNPGGRIVCVSSISGIAGNLGQSNYATSKAGVIGLVQGLAPRAAAQQVTVNAVAPGFIETQMTAKIPLMIREAGRRMNSLSQGGQPIDVAETIAWLAHPASGGVNGQVVRVCGQSLLGA
- a CDS encoding acetyl-CoA C-acetyltransferase — translated: MTDYSFNPAPTRRVAIIGGNRIPFARSNTVYAHDSNQDLLVAALQGLVDRYNLHGQRLGEFAAGAVIKHSRDFNLARESLLSTTLSPDTPAYDVQQACGTGLEAALLVANKIALGQIDVGIAGGADTTSDAPIGINESLRHTLLAANRAKGLGGKVQALLKVRPSMFFKPLLPRNGEPRTGLSMGEHCEEMAKRWQIKRLAQDELTLTSHQRLDAAYKRGFFDDLISPHHGLARDNNLRADTSLAKLASLAPAYDRDNGSLTAGNSTPLTDGASVVLLASEEWAAANGWPVLAYLRTGETAAVNFVDGTEGLLMAPAYAVPRMLKREGLSFADFDFFEIHEAFAAQVLCTLKAWEDADYCRERLGLDAPLGAIDRAKMNVNGGSLGCGHPFAATGGRQLATLAKTIHENGGGRGLISICAAGGLGITAIVEK